A single window of Streptococcus cristatus ATCC 51100 DNA harbors:
- the pulA gene encoding type I pullulanase — MLDYKVIVHYHNPKGDYFSYDLWQWQTDQWGKEAPFSKLDYFGIQGELSFESWDPLGQAHVIVKRSDWSSQSCDYHIDLLPVHLPTEVWLIEGDHQVYYSLQAATTSHQYSRRRPHNFDVAMRSDYFDECWGYQGWLGHRLQGQVNEFKVWAPTAKKVELVVYETSDNQAAVYKEFPMEKGEIYSHDHAKNTIGVWSVEVPEDLAGKAYQYHVHFENQHFLTRDPYTIATSPDGKRSAIVAEQDKTVAGFKVCQGKEATWRLDNPNQAVIYEMHIRDISKSPSSGVAEHLRGTFLGACQRGTRNSQGDQTTFDYIRNLGINVVQLQPVSDRHKDYDENGQVTYNWGYDPQNYNAPETSFSSNPDDPGQAIRDLKTMIQAYHDAGISVTLDVVYNHIYSTFDSAFQSTVPDYYYRMNPNGSFQNGTGVGSETASEHEMFRKFMIDSLRYWVEEFNVDGFRFDLMGIHDVTTMNIIREEMDKIDPRILLYGEGWDMGTGLMPEDKAKKDNAYQLPRIGFFNDTQRDAIKGAEVYGGLKAGYVSGQATEDIIAKAILGSSELGSYLTPTQVLNYVEAHDNFNLHDLLVDLHPDDDEVTRTKRIELATAMNLLMQGMAFMELGQEFSRTKLVGTGEEGQVLPSDRDRAMNSYNAPDAVNQVNWELISQHQESIDYIKQIIHLKTSQKEFSYQTYEEIYKHVFVREAFAGSGIVIFEIKDEKHYEIIFNASGLPYYLENADHLRLLVGNSRHKRPFYVENLTASVFEVIA; from the coding sequence ATGCTAGACTATAAGGTCATTGTCCATTACCACAATCCTAAGGGAGATTACTTTTCTTATGATTTGTGGCAGTGGCAGACGGATCAGTGGGGAAAAGAAGCACCTTTTTCTAAACTAGATTATTTTGGTATTCAGGGAGAATTATCTTTTGAAAGTTGGGATCCTCTCGGTCAGGCTCATGTGATTGTCAAGCGTTCAGACTGGTCCAGCCAATCTTGCGACTACCACATTGACTTATTGCCAGTTCATTTGCCCACAGAGGTTTGGTTGATTGAAGGAGATCATCAGGTCTACTATTCCTTGCAAGCGGCGACGACGAGCCACCAATATTCGCGGCGACGTCCCCATAATTTCGATGTGGCTATGCGGTCGGATTATTTTGATGAATGCTGGGGCTACCAAGGCTGGCTTGGGCATCGTCTGCAGGGGCAGGTAAATGAGTTTAAAGTTTGGGCTCCGACAGCCAAAAAGGTTGAATTGGTAGTTTATGAAACTTCTGATAATCAAGCAGCTGTTTATAAAGAATTCCCTATGGAAAAGGGCGAGATTTACTCGCACGATCATGCTAAAAATACAATCGGAGTGTGGTCAGTAGAAGTGCCAGAAGATTTAGCTGGCAAGGCCTACCAGTATCATGTTCATTTTGAAAACCAGCATTTTTTGACGCGCGATCCTTATACAATTGCTACTAGTCCAGATGGCAAGCGCTCAGCTATTGTTGCTGAACAGGACAAGACTGTTGCTGGTTTTAAGGTATGTCAAGGCAAGGAGGCAACTTGGCGTTTAGATAACCCAAATCAGGCGGTCATCTATGAGATGCATATCCGCGATATTAGCAAATCGCCTAGTTCCGGTGTTGCAGAGCATTTGCGAGGGACTTTTTTAGGTGCTTGTCAACGTGGCACTAGAAATAGTCAGGGAGACCAGACTACTTTTGATTACATTCGCAATCTAGGTATCAATGTCGTGCAGCTCCAGCCGGTTTCTGACCGACACAAGGACTATGACGAAAATGGCCAAGTTACTTATAACTGGGGCTATGATCCACAGAACTACAATGCACCAGAAACCAGTTTTTCTTCTAATCCGGATGATCCAGGTCAGGCCATCCGAGATTTGAAAACCATGATTCAGGCTTATCATGATGCGGGTATTTCTGTGACCTTGGATGTGGTTTACAATCATATTTATTCCACCTTTGACTCCGCCTTTCAGTCAACGGTTCCCGATTATTACTACCGAATGAATCCCAACGGTTCATTCCAGAATGGTACAGGAGTCGGCAGCGAGACGGCCAGTGAGCATGAAATGTTCCGCAAATTCATGATTGATTCACTTCGCTACTGGGTAGAAGAATTCAATGTGGATGGCTTCCGTTTTGATCTGATGGGAATCCATGATGTCACCACCATGAATATCATCCGAGAAGAAATGGACAAAATTGATCCACGGATTTTGCTTTATGGTGAAGGTTGGGATATGGGAACAGGCCTGATGCCAGAGGACAAGGCAAAGAAGGACAATGCTTATCAACTGCCACGAATTGGCTTCTTTAATGATACTCAGCGCGATGCGATAAAGGGTGCTGAAGTCTACGGTGGTCTGAAAGCTGGTTATGTGAGCGGACAAGCGACTGAAGATATCATAGCCAAAGCCATTCTGGGCAGCAGTGAGTTAGGCTCCTATTTGACACCAACTCAGGTTCTGAATTATGTGGAGGCGCATGATAATTTCAACCTGCATGATTTGCTGGTTGACTTGCACCCAGATGATGATGAGGTCACTCGGACCAAAAGGATTGAGCTGGCAACAGCTATGAACTTGCTTATGCAGGGGATGGCATTCATGGAATTGGGTCAAGAATTTTCTCGCACGAAACTAGTAGGAACAGGAGAAGAGGGCCAAGTCCTTCCTAGCGACCGTGACAGAGCAATGAATAGCTACAATGCTCCCGATGCTGTCAACCAAGTGAATTGGGAATTGATTAGTCAACATCAGGAGAGTATTGACTATATCAAGCAGATTATTCACTTAAAGACAAGTCAGAAGGAATTTTCTTATCAAACCTATGAAGAGATTTACAAACATGTCTTTGTAAGAGAAGCCTTTGCTGGCAGTGGTATCGTCATTTTTGAGATTAAAGATGAAAAACATTATGAGATCATTTTTAATGCGAGTGGCTTGCCCTATTACCTTGAGAATGCGGATCACCTGCGTTTGTTGGTCGGCAATAGTCGTCATAAGAGACCCTTCTATGTGGAGAATCTGACCGCTTCCGTTTTTGAAGTGATTGCATAA
- a CDS encoding B3/B4 domain-containing protein, with amino-acid sequence MKIAVENEFWALFPEAQISVLVVKGLDNKVDESKDPYFKSLLDKGAKRAADFIPDENFTQNDVIQEWRQAFSQFKTKKGARSSIEVLLKRVSQGREFNPINPLVDIYNSVSLSYAVPCGGEDLDKIVGGLYLGKAKGGEAFFPLGAETDAPALAEEIIYYDEEGAVCRCLNWREAQRTMLTEETKDAILVIEAINGEQAARAKSAMTELQTLIEDYFGVKGDITHLTAEHPSLEI; translated from the coding sequence ATGAAAATTGCAGTTGAAAATGAATTTTGGGCTTTGTTTCCAGAAGCTCAGATTAGTGTCTTAGTGGTCAAGGGGCTGGATAATAAAGTTGATGAAAGTAAGGACCCGTATTTCAAATCCCTGCTGGACAAGGGCGCAAAGCGAGCAGCAGACTTTATTCCAGATGAGAATTTCACTCAGAATGATGTTATTCAGGAGTGGCGGCAGGCTTTCAGCCAATTCAAGACCAAAAAAGGAGCGCGTTCCTCTATCGAAGTCCTACTCAAGCGGGTCAGTCAAGGACGGGAATTCAACCCCATCAATCCCTTAGTAGATATTTATAATAGTGTTTCCCTCTCTTATGCCGTTCCTTGTGGCGGAGAGGATTTGGACAAGATTGTCGGCGGCCTTTATCTGGGAAAGGCCAAGGGTGGTGAAGCCTTTTTCCCACTGGGAGCTGAGACTGATGCACCAGCTTTAGCAGAAGAAATCATCTACTATGATGAAGAGGGAGCGGTCTGCCGTTGTCTTAACTGGCGAGAAGCGCAGCGGACCATGCTGACAGAGGAGACCAAGGATGCTATCTTGGTTATCGAAGCCATCAATGGAGAGCAGGCGGCGCGTGCCAAATCAGCTATGACTGAACTCCAGACTCTGATTGAGGACTATTTTGGTGTCAAAGGCGATATTACTCATCTGACAGCTGAGCATCCAAGTTTGGAAATATAA
- a CDS encoding QueT transporter family protein, with the protein MKQENLSVRDLVQIAIVAAIYVALTITPPLNAISYGAYQFRISEMMNFMAFYNRKYIMGVTIGCMIANLYSFGIIDVFVGGWSTLVFLSLGVYLFSRYKNQYLIKDLLRLDHFYFAIFFSISMVTIAAELYFLQGLPFFLTWFTTAIGEFASLIAGAIIINQIAKRIDLTK; encoded by the coding sequence ATGAAACAAGAAAACTTGTCAGTTCGTGATTTGGTTCAGATTGCCATTGTTGCTGCTATTTATGTAGCCCTTACGATTACGCCCCCTTTAAATGCTATAAGCTATGGTGCTTACCAGTTCAGAATTTCTGAAATGATGAACTTTATGGCCTTTTATAATCGGAAATATATCATGGGTGTGACCATTGGCTGTATGATTGCAAATCTCTATAGCTTTGGAATCATTGACGTCTTTGTCGGCGGTTGGTCAACTCTAGTCTTCCTATCATTAGGTGTCTACCTCTTCAGCCGCTATAAGAATCAATACCTGATTAAAGATTTGCTTCGTTTGGATCACTTCTATTTTGCCATTTTCTTTTCTATTTCGATGGTGACGATTGCGGCAGAGTTGTATTTCTTACAGGGCTTGCCATTCTTCCTGACTTGGTTCACAACGGCCATTGGTGAGTTCGCTTCCTTGATTGCTGGGGCTATCATTATTAACCAGATTGCGAAAAGGATTGATTTGACAAAATAA
- the ligA gene encoding NAD-dependent DNA ligase LigA, translating to MKERMSELVKLLNRYAHEYYTADRPSVSDSEYDRLYRELVELEEKYPTAILPDSPTHRVGGKILEGFEKYPHQYPLFSLQDAFSRDELMAFDQRIRKEFPQVSYICELKIDGLSISLTYEKGILVAGATRGDGSVGENITENLKRVKDIPLTLKEPLDITVRGECYMPKASFDAVNQLRQENGEPEFANPRNAAAGTLRQLDTAVVAKRNLATFLYQEASPTEAGSQEAVLNKLASLGFSVNPIHFLADSIDAVWEFIEKIAQERDSLPYEIDGIVIKVNDLAVQEELGFTVKAPKWAIAYKFPAEEKEAQLLSVDWTVGRTGVVTPTANLTPVQLAGTTVSRATLHNVDYIAEKDIRQKDTVIVYKAGDIIPAVLRVVESKRVSEEALEIPSHCPSCESELVHFEDEVALRCINPLCPAQIKEGLIHFASRDAMNITGLGPAVVEKVFDKALVKDVAGIYRLSVEDLLTLDGFKEKSANKLYTAIQASKENSAEKLLFGLGIRHVGSKASRILMEKFHDIIKLSQASQEEISSIDSLGTVIAQSLHSYFEQEGSQLLLQELQEAGVNLDYLGEKVAADAALAGKTVVLTGKLQKLTRNQAKEKLLSLGANVAGSVSKKTDLVVAGSDAGSKLTKAQELGIEIRDEDWLDSL from the coding sequence ATGAAAGAAAGAATGTCAGAATTAGTCAAATTGCTCAATCGATACGCTCATGAGTATTATACGGCAGACAGGCCAAGTGTATCGGACAGCGAGTATGACAGACTCTATCGTGAGCTAGTGGAGCTAGAAGAAAAGTACCCAACTGCTATCCTACCTGATAGTCCAACGCATCGGGTGGGCGGGAAGATTTTAGAAGGATTTGAAAAATATCCACACCAGTATCCTCTCTTTAGTTTGCAGGATGCTTTTTCACGTGACGAATTAATGGCTTTTGACCAGCGGATTCGCAAGGAATTTCCTCAGGTTTCCTATATTTGTGAACTCAAGATTGATGGGCTTTCTATTTCCCTGACCTATGAAAAGGGAATCTTGGTAGCAGGAGCGACTCGGGGGGACGGCTCTGTTGGTGAAAATATCACGGAAAATCTCAAACGGGTCAAGGATATTCCACTGACTTTGAAAGAGCCGCTGGACATTACGGTACGCGGAGAGTGCTACATGCCCAAGGCTTCCTTTGATGCGGTCAATCAGCTACGGCAGGAGAATGGTGAGCCTGAGTTTGCCAATCCTAGAAATGCGGCAGCAGGAACCTTGCGACAGTTGGATACAGCGGTTGTGGCCAAGCGTAATCTAGCAACCTTCCTCTACCAAGAAGCCAGTCCGACTGAGGCTGGCAGCCAAGAAGCAGTTTTGAACAAGCTGGCATCTTTGGGCTTCTCAGTCAATCCGATTCATTTTCTAGCGGATTCGATTGATGCGGTTTGGGAGTTTATCGAAAAGATTGCTCAGGAGCGGGACAGTCTGCCTTATGAGATTGACGGCATTGTCATCAAGGTCAATGACTTGGCGGTGCAAGAGGAGCTTGGATTTACGGTCAAGGCACCTAAGTGGGCCATCGCTTATAAGTTTCCAGCTGAGGAAAAGGAAGCCCAGCTTCTGTCTGTTGACTGGACAGTCGGCCGGACGGGAGTTGTAACTCCGACAGCCAATCTGACACCAGTTCAGCTAGCGGGAACGACAGTCAGCCGAGCAACCTTGCACAATGTGGACTATATTGCGGAGAAGGATATTCGTCAGAAAGACACAGTTATCGTCTATAAGGCAGGGGATATTATTCCTGCTGTCTTGCGCGTGGTGGAGTCCAAGCGGGTCTCAGAGGAGGCTTTGGAAATACCAAGTCACTGTCCGAGCTGTGAGAGTGAGCTGGTGCATTTCGAGGACGAAGTGGCTCTGCGTTGTATCAATCCGCTCTGTCCAGCCCAGATCAAGGAAGGCTTGATTCACTTTGCCAGCCGGGATGCTATGAATATTACTGGCCTTGGTCCAGCAGTGGTCGAAAAGGTCTTTGATAAGGCCTTGGTTAAGGATGTGGCTGGAATTTATCGACTTTCTGTAGAAGATTTGCTGACCTTGGACGGCTTTAAGGAAAAATCAGCGAATAAATTGTATACTGCTATTCAAGCTTCCAAGGAAAACTCAGCAGAGAAATTGCTCTTTGGTCTGGGAATCCGTCACGTGGGGAGCAAGGCTAGTCGGATTTTGATGGAGAAATTCCACGATATTATCAAGCTGTCTCAGGCAAGTCAAGAGGAAATATCTTCCATTGACAGCCTAGGGACAGTTATCGCTCAGAGTCTGCATTCTTACTTTGAGCAGGAAGGCAGTCAGCTTCTGCTGCAAGAATTACAAGAAGCTGGCGTCAACCTAGACTATCTGGGGGAGAAAGTGGCAGCTGATGCCGCTCTCGCTGGCAAAACAGTCGTATTGACCGGAAAATTACAAAAATTAACACGGAATCAAGCTAAAGAAAAATTGCTGAGTCTGGGTGCAAATGTTGCTGGAAGTGTGTCTAAAAAGACAGATTTGGTGGTGGCAGGTAGCGATGCAGGAAGCAAATTGACCAAAGCTCAAGAACTTGGGATCGAGATTCGAGACGAGGACTGGCTAGATAGCTTATGA
- a CDS encoding MarR family winged helix-turn-helix transcriptional regulator, giving the protein MSILREIGIIARALDSIANIEFRDIDLARGQYLYLVRIAENPGIIQEELSDLLKVDRSTVARSVKKLESKGLLEQRPAANNRKNKEWFVTEKGAALYPLILAENEYSEQVALEKFSETERKELEKLLVRVRENITKDWELVKKGQKRNY; this is encoded by the coding sequence ATGTCAATTTTACGTGAGATTGGAATCATTGCTCGGGCTTTGGATTCCATCGCTAATATTGAGTTTCGTGACATAGATTTAGCGCGGGGGCAGTATCTCTATCTGGTGCGGATTGCGGAGAATCCTGGGATTATCCAGGAGGAGCTGTCGGATTTGCTCAAGGTAGATCGCTCGACGGTGGCTCGTTCAGTCAAGAAGCTTGAAAGCAAGGGTTTACTGGAACAGCGGCCAGCTGCCAATAACCGCAAGAACAAGGAATGGTTTGTTACCGAAAAGGGGGCGGCCCTCTATCCTCTTATCTTAGCGGAAAACGAATATTCGGAGCAGGTGGCGTTGGAAAAATTTTCAGAAACTGAGCGAAAAGAGTTAGAAAAGTTGCTGGTTCGCGTCCGAGAGAATATTACTAAGGATTGGGAGTTGGTCAAAAAAGGACAGAAAAGAAATTATTGA
- a CDS encoding diacylglycerol kinase family lipid kinase yields MENKIKKARLIYNPTSGQEIIKKNIAEVLDVLEDVGYETSAYQTTPEPFSAQREAERAARAGFDLVIAAGGDGTINEVVNGVAGLDVRPKLAFIPTGTTNDYARALKIPMGDPVAAARIIEKNQTIQMDIGRAYGSKYFINIAAAGTLTELTYSVPSEVKTRLGYLAYVAEGAKMLPRSKSRKVRIEHDHGVFEGKISLVFAALTNSIGGFEKLAPDTKLDDGNFTLILVKTAKLFDMLSLIIQAINGGQHVTDANVEYLKTSKLKLEVLDKKAPFMLNLDGEYGGDTPVELEVLHNHLEFFANIDEIDESALSLEKLE; encoded by the coding sequence ATGGAAAATAAAATAAAAAAAGCAAGATTAATTTATAACCCAACTTCTGGGCAGGAAATTATCAAAAAAAATATTGCCGAAGTCTTGGATGTCTTGGAAGATGTTGGCTATGAGACTAGTGCCTATCAGACGACTCCAGAGCCTTTCTCTGCTCAGCGAGAAGCTGAAAGAGCAGCAAGAGCAGGTTTTGATTTAGTTATAGCAGCTGGTGGAGATGGGACTATCAATGAAGTAGTGAATGGGGTTGCGGGCCTAGATGTGCGCCCTAAGCTGGCTTTCATCCCAACTGGTACAACCAATGATTATGCGCGTGCTCTGAAAATTCCCATGGGAGATCCGGTGGCTGCAGCTCGGATTATTGAGAAAAATCAGACGATTCAGATGGATATCGGTCGGGCTTATGGCAGCAAATACTTTATCAACATTGCGGCAGCGGGCACTCTGACAGAGCTGACTTACAGTGTCCCTAGTGAAGTCAAGACTCGTCTAGGCTATCTGGCTTATGTAGCCGAAGGGGCCAAGATGCTGCCGCGCTCCAAATCCCGTAAGGTACGGATTGAGCATGACCATGGTGTTTTTGAGGGCAAGATTTCGCTTGTCTTTGCAGCCTTGACCAATTCTATCGGAGGCTTTGAAAAACTAGCGCCAGATACAAAACTGGACGATGGAAATTTCACCTTAATTCTTGTAAAAACGGCCAAGTTGTTTGATATGCTTAGTCTCATCATACAGGCAATTAATGGTGGCCAACACGTGACGGATGCCAATGTTGAATATCTGAAAACCAGCAAATTGAAGCTAGAAGTATTGGATAAAAAAGCACCCTTTATGTTGAATCTGGACGGTGAGTACGGAGGAGATACACCAGTAGAATTGGAAGTTTTGCACAATCATCTGGAGTTTTTCGCCAATATAGATGAAATCGATGAGAGCGCTCTTTCCTTAGAAAAATTAGAATGA
- a CDS encoding GtrA family protein, with protein MKTLIKKFFDNEVLSYLFFGVATTVVSVVSRMLCYELTGNELLATIIGDILGILFAFVTNDTIVFKQKRQGWPVRLVKFFTARLATMALNLLLTFIFVTSFPQIIGQFVHNDIKMVNTIETLIAQVLIIVLNYVFSKIFVFKNKAK; from the coding sequence ATGAAAACTTTGATTAAAAAATTCTTTGACAATGAGGTTCTGTCCTATCTTTTCTTTGGTGTGGCAACAACTGTCGTATCCGTTGTCAGTCGGATGCTCTGCTATGAACTGACAGGAAACGAACTACTAGCTACGATAATCGGTGATATTCTGGGGATTCTCTTTGCCTTTGTGACCAACGATACCATCGTTTTCAAGCAAAAAAGACAGGGATGGCCAGTTCGATTGGTCAAATTTTTCACTGCCCGACTGGCTACTATGGCCTTGAACTTGCTGCTAACCTTTATCTTTGTCACTAGCTTCCCGCAGATTATTGGTCAATTCGTCCACAACGATATTAAGATGGTCAACACCATTGAAACTTTGATAGCTCAAGTGCTGATTATCGTCCTCAACTATGTCTTCAGCAAAATTTTTGTCTTTAAAAACAAGGCAAAATAA
- a CDS encoding LTA synthase family protein, with the protein MKKITKNLLNFMSTRLGFVLSLLTIYWLKTMWAYTVDFNLDIQGAYQIFLALINPFPIGLLLIGLALYIKPTKIFYCVSTAIYIMLFVWLVSNSIYYREFTDFVTVNTMLASSKVSAGLGAAAMELFRPWDAIYIIDFPILGWLFYKKYIRLDHRRFNFRASFAVTSLSAMLFSANLFLAEIDRPELLTRGFSNYYVVRALGLPAFLGYSANQTYAANKERSKASAKDLEPVEQYIQSHYAEPNSEYYGIAKGRNVIYVHLESFQQFLIDYKLQMEGKEYEVTPFLNSLYHSNSTLAFSNIFNQVKAGKTSDAETMIETGLFGLNQGSFMVNYGGTNTQQAAPFILSKNGDYTSAVFHGNTGSFWNRNTAYKQWGYNYFFDASYFTKQDETNSFQYGLNDKIMFKDSIKYLEHLQQPFYAKYITVSNHYPYTTSLIGDEIGFPLADTKDETINGYFATANYLDSAVKAFFDYLKEAGLYENSIIVLYGDHYGISNSRNPALAPLINKNSETWSSYDNAMLQRVPYMVVIPGMEKGKIIDTFGGQIDMLPTLEHLLGIDSKNYLQVGQDLLSPQHQQIVAFRSTNNFVTPKYTSYSGRIYNTQTGEEITLPDESTTAELEAIRTAANTQLKMSDAIQTGDLFRFYTGNNLGKVNPDDYNYINSLKALKAIEKEKGDQSTSLYSKRGGVSSVDLFNSPSYRALHPEQFHSSTSSEEGTSGESSSSSSSSSSSASP; encoded by the coding sequence GTGAAAAAAATAACCAAGAATTTACTCAATTTTATGAGTACAAGGCTCGGTTTCGTCTTGAGCTTGCTCACGATTTATTGGTTAAAAACCATGTGGGCTTATACTGTTGATTTTAATTTAGATATTCAAGGAGCCTATCAGATTTTTCTGGCTCTGATTAACCCTTTCCCCATCGGCCTTTTACTGATTGGACTCGCTCTTTATATCAAGCCGACCAAGATTTTTTATTGTGTCAGCACGGCTATCTACATCATGCTCTTTGTCTGGTTGGTCTCAAACTCCATCTACTACCGTGAGTTTACCGACTTTGTGACAGTCAATACCATGTTGGCCTCCAGTAAGGTGTCTGCAGGTCTCGGAGCCGCAGCCATGGAGCTCTTCCGCCCTTGGGATGCTATCTATATCATTGATTTCCCCATTCTAGGCTGGCTTTTTTATAAAAAATATATCCGCTTGGATCATCGTAGGTTTAATTTCCGCGCCAGCTTTGCTGTAACGTCCCTATCAGCGATGCTCTTTTCAGCCAATCTTTTCCTAGCAGAAATTGATCGTCCTGAGCTCCTGACACGCGGATTTTCAAATTACTATGTCGTTCGCGCTCTTGGTCTTCCTGCCTTTCTCGGCTACAGTGCTAATCAAACCTATGCTGCTAATAAAGAGCGTTCCAAAGCCTCTGCCAAGGATCTAGAGCCTGTTGAACAATATATCCAATCCCACTATGCCGAGCCAAACTCTGAATACTACGGCATTGCCAAAGGTCGCAATGTTATCTATGTCCATCTAGAAAGCTTCCAGCAGTTTCTGATTGATTATAAACTGCAGATGGAGGGCAAGGAATATGAAGTTACGCCTTTCCTCAACTCCCTTTACCACTCCAACTCAACTTTAGCCTTTTCAAACATCTTTAACCAGGTTAAGGCTGGAAAGACTTCTGATGCGGAGACCATGATTGAAACAGGTCTCTTTGGTCTCAACCAAGGCTCCTTCATGGTAAACTACGGCGGTACCAATACCCAACAGGCAGCACCTTTTATCCTATCAAAAAACGGAGATTATACATCTGCTGTTTTCCATGGAAATACAGGTAGTTTCTGGAACCGCAACACGGCCTACAAGCAATGGGGCTATAACTATTTCTTCGATGCGTCTTACTTTACCAAGCAAGACGAGACCAACTCCTTCCAGTATGGCTTGAACGATAAAATTATGTTCAAAGATTCCATCAAGTATCTGGAACATTTGCAGCAGCCTTTCTATGCCAAATACATCACCGTCTCTAATCACTATCCTTATACGACCAGCTTGATTGGCGATGAGATTGGTTTCCCACTGGCAGATACCAAAGACGAGACCATCAATGGCTACTTTGCGACTGCAAACTACCTCGACTCAGCTGTCAAAGCCTTCTTTGACTACCTGAAAGAAGCTGGTCTGTATGAAAATTCAATCATCGTCCTCTACGGCGACCACTATGGAATTTCCAATTCCCGTAATCCAGCTCTGGCACCTCTGATCAATAAAAATTCTGAGACATGGTCTAGTTACGACAACGCCATGTTACAGAGAGTGCCATACATGGTCGTGATACCTGGAATGGAAAAGGGAAAAATCATTGATACCTTTGGCGGACAAATCGATATGCTGCCAACCTTGGAGCATTTATTGGGAATTGACTCCAAAAATTACCTCCAAGTCGGGCAAGACCTCCTCTCACCTCAGCACCAGCAAATCGTGGCCTTCCGCTCAACCAATAACTTTGTAACACCAAAATACACAAGTTATAGCGGCCGCATTTACAACACACAAACTGGTGAGGAGATCACTCTGCCAGACGAGTCAACAACAGCTGAACTAGAAGCTATCCGAACAGCCGCAAATACACAGCTGAAGATGAGCGATGCTATTCAGACAGGGGACCTATTCCGCTTTTACACAGGCAATAACCTAGGAAAAGTCAACCCTGATGATTACAACTACATCAACTCTTTGAAAGCCCTCAAGGCCATTGAGAAAGAAAAAGGTGATCAATCGACTAGCCTTTATTCAAAACGTGGCGGTGTGTCTTCTGTGGATCTCTTTAATTCACCAAGCTATCGAGCACTTCACCCAGAACAATTTCACTCTAGTACTAGCAGCGAAGAGGGAACTAGCGGAGAGTCCTCCAGCTCTTCTAGCTCCTCCAGTTCAAGTGCCAGTCCCTAA
- a CDS encoding class I SAM-dependent rRNA methyltransferase, whose protein sequence is MKKLTVNKQTEEKLRKGILVLDKNDFPTLSLTDQCVELHSQQGKFLGTAYLSLQNKGLGWLISHAKVELNSAFFQHLFEKAKDKRFYYRHAEDTTAYRLFNQEGDGFGGFTVDIYDKYVVFSWYNSFVFSIKDQIVAAFQQVFPEVAGAYEKIRFKGLDYDSAHLYGAEAPAYFTVLENGVRYQVFMNDGLMTGIFLDQHEVRGSLVDGLASGKSLLNMFSYTAAFSVAAAMGGASRTTSVDLAKRSRELSQAHFEANGLDLEPHRFVVMDVFDYFKYAKRHELKYDVIVLDPPSFARNKKQTFSVAKDYHRLVAQALEILSPNGILILSTNAANVSKSKFKKEIEKGFAGVPHRYLAEYGLPADFVYNKKDENSNYLKVFTIKVDK, encoded by the coding sequence ATGAAGAAACTTACTGTTAATAAACAGACAGAGGAAAAGTTGAGAAAAGGGATTTTAGTTCTTGATAAGAATGATTTTCCAACTCTTTCGCTCACCGATCAATGTGTGGAATTGCATAGTCAGCAGGGGAAGTTCTTGGGAACGGCTTATCTGTCCTTACAAAATAAGGGACTTGGCTGGCTGATTTCCCATGCCAAGGTAGAGCTGAACTCAGCCTTCTTTCAGCACTTGTTTGAAAAGGCCAAAGACAAACGTTTCTATTATCGTCATGCGGAGGATACGACAGCCTATCGCCTGTTTAACCAAGAAGGTGACGGTTTTGGCGGTTTTACAGTTGATATCTACGATAAATATGTTGTTTTCTCTTGGTACAATTCCTTTGTTTTCTCAATCAAGGATCAGATAGTGGCTGCATTCCAGCAGGTCTTTCCTGAGGTCGCTGGAGCTTATGAGAAGATTCGCTTCAAGGGCTTGGACTATGACTCAGCCCATCTCTACGGAGCAGAAGCGCCAGCCTATTTTACGGTTTTGGAGAATGGCGTGCGCTATCAAGTCTTCATGAATGATGGCCTGATGACTGGGATTTTTCTGGACCAGCACGAGGTGAGGGGGAGTCTGGTTGACGGCTTAGCTAGTGGGAAAAGCCTGCTCAATATGTTTTCTTATACAGCGGCTTTCTCGGTGGCAGCTGCCATGGGCGGTGCCAGTCGAACAACTTCGGTGGATTTGGCTAAGCGCAGTCGCGAGCTTTCCCAGGCGCATTTTGAAGCCAATGGTTTGGATTTAGAGCCGCATCGTTTTGTGGTCATGGATGTTTTTGATTATTTCAAATACGCCAAGCGTCATGAACTAAAGTATGATGTGATTGTCCTAGATCCGCCGAGCTTTGCTCGCAATAAGAAACAGACTTTCTCTGTTGCGAAAGATTATCATCGTTTGGTGGCTCAGGCCTTGGAAATCTTGAGTCCGAATGGAATATTGATTCTTTCGACCAACGCAGCTAATGTTTCTAAAAGTAAGTTTAAAAAAGAAATTGAAAAAGGATTTGCAGGAGTTCCTCACCGCTATCTGGCGGAATATGGCCTACCAGCAGACTTTGTATACAATAAGAAAGATGAGAATAGTAACTACCTCAAGGTATTTACAATTAAGGTGGACAAATGA